The segment TGAACGTCAGTCCTGCGTCTCTTCTCAAGGGAAGGCATTTTAAATAGTAGCAGCACTGATAATAAAAGTGTGTCACATCTGTAGTTAAGCATGAGTACAGAAACTTACTTTTACTGGGCCCAGCAGATAATAGCAAACCAGCCCAAGTCAGAAGACACGAGAATGACAGTCacacccagctcccagctgcagctgtggccctgactctggaattcccagtgaggaggaagaagagcaTCCGTGGGGTATCAGGCAGCCAGCAAAGACAGGCAGGTGGCAGCCTTGTGTTTCCTGGAGGCTCTGacaatttcacagaaaatacgGGTTTCAAGAGGAATGGCACAACCATAACTGCCCCTGCCTATTGAGTAACAAATTTCTGTTATGTGCCATAACTACACCCTCTgagcctgcagccagggcatTTCCTCCTCGgctggccccagcccagcccactgctctcctgctggagctgtctctggaaccagcagcagcagaactgcctGTTCAGAGAGGTCTGGGTTTGCTCCATGTGGGGCAACCCATGGAGCCCAAACTGGAAAGCATGCATTTTCCAGTGGTTACTCAAACAAAGCCTAAACtttgcacagacacacacacccctAAGGAAACTGTGTAAATTGCTGATGATGTCAAAGCAATGCTACAAAGAGATGAGCTTGGAAGAACTCAGATCTGATCCCTAAGCCTCAGCTGATCCAGATATAAGTTTTAAATGAAATCTTCTCAATTCCTTCCTTTCTGAAGCCAGCTTTTGCAAAGTTTTTCCCTACAAAAATCATTTCAACTACTGCTCAGAGGACCTGTAATGAGTGCCATGAAATAGGCAAATATAATTTACTCACAACATCACCAGACCACCCAGTTACAGCTGTGCCTACTGTTTAAGATTAATTTCCTAAAAGATTTAACTCAGGCATGAACACTATACAGCTATTACAACATTCATCTGTGAGGTTCTTACATAGTCATGAATATATTTCAGACTAACAAATGACCTCACTTGAAACCCTGCAGTTCTTGTGAGATTCGGCCAGACCACTTTCAACAGCTGCTGTAGAAGaccacacaagaaaaaaaaaaaaaaaaaaggaaaagaaaagaaaagaaaaggaaaaaaaaaagaaagaaagaaagaaagaaaaaaaacaccccagagTTATGACTGCTTGGAGCACCAGTAAAGGCAGCCAAAAACTTGCTGTTACCTCACCCTCTCACTCCTGCTGGCTAATATCTAAATGCTGAATTGTGTTATCTCTGTTTGGATATTTGTTTGTATGAACACTGTTTTAGTACTTGTCTTGGTACCTAGACATTGGTGAAGTGGAAATAAGCAACAAGAGAtgaaattttaaatggaaaatattgtcTCTGACTCAAAATTGTTAGGAAAATGGATAAATAAAAAGGGATGAACACATTTagaaatatatatgtatatgtgtgtgtgtgtgaaaattTCATAGAAAGGTCATACTACGTTTTGTCAAATAAGGACTTAATTTCATTCATCCTCCTTCCCCCAACCTCTAATTTTACCCAGCTGGTCGTGAATAAACACTGAACAACATTTACTGCCTCAAAAATCACAGTAAACTCTACAAAACCATACAGCAGGGAATGTTTGATTTCTTCCTAAGGTGATTACACATGTGTGGATGTTTTGCAGGTTGTGTGCTAATGTTTCATACTCTAGGAGGTGCtgtttagaaattattttacttaCATCCAATACAGGCCTATGAGGAAGAGAACCTGCTGACTAGAAAGATTGAAAGTGTAACAGCTGAGCCAGTCAAGTCCATCTTCCCACCTTCCCCTCTGGATGGGGATTTTGATGGCTTTGATTCTGAGCTCTGTTGTCTCTGTGCTGTGAAGCTTCACAAGCATAGATCACAAACACTGTTATTAATTTACCAATAaactgtaaaattttaaaatgttagtgTAACCACAAAACTTGCCTTTCCACCTCTTTTGCTTCAAGTACTTGTGCTCTGTGACCCCAGTAGCTCCTTTGCATGAGGGTAAGTGTCTGACACAAACCATAATGACCAGGGAGGTGTTCTGTGACTCTTATTCCCCTTTTCAAGTCACTTTAGATCAGATGTTGGATGGGAGTTTCGGGGGTGTTTGCAGCTgtcaccccagcactgccctgtttCTTTTTAGAAAACTTTTATGCAACAAATAAAGCTGCTGCCACATGTGTTTCCAGTGCCTGAAAACAGATGCTTGGTGGAACATGGGAGCTAAAACCTCCAGTTACTCTGTGGTGATTTAGGTCTATCGAAATAGAAAAATCTCCCTTGGTGGGCACGTGGTGTTTAGCTGCAGCTTTCtttgaggagggaggagagataAACCATCCATGCACGGCCAATGTCACAGAGCCCTTACCTGGCACAGacccagcaggcagagcagctcgCAGGCAGCAAAATATCCATGACTGCAGGGCTTTGGAGGCACGGTACAGCTGGGTTTATGTCTGCATTTACAGGATATCACCTCTGAGCTGACACTCCCTGAGacaaactgctgctgcctttcagctGGGAACgtctgcagcacacagaactTCCTGACTCAGGATATTCGGatggagctctgtgctcctaTCAACACCATGACTGTGCTAAAAAATCCCTCTTCAAATTAAATGGGAACAAAACGACCTGCTCAGACTGCACAGGAGGCAGCAAGGCACATCCCAATAATCAGGTAAGAATTGCTCATtacaggagctgctctctgtaTTAGAACAGACCCCATCTCTCTCTATAGGGCAGCCACTGGATGATGCATACAGGCTACCAGGAGCTAACAGTTTCTTTTATGGTGTATTTAAAATATCCGAGTGCTGACATTCACATCCAACTCCACATGGCCCAGCTGCAAGCTGGGATTTCAGTGGCTGCTGTGAGTGCTTTAGATTGCAGGAATCTGAGTTGAACACACCAGACTTTGTACGGGTGGCACAGATCGAGTTTAAAGGGATGGCAGCCGTCAGAAAGATAACGAGCTACTGGCAGACACCCAGCAGGCAACAAGGAAAGTAACAAATCTGCTCTCTTACTTTCACACTCCTCTGTTTACATTAGCAAAACCCGCGTGGGAAGAACAGCGGGTGTCTGTCATCATGAAATCACACACGGGaacacacagctccctgtgcaTGGGCTGTACCTTCACACTGTTAATGAGATCCCCATTGTTAACCAGAActcacagccctggctgccatAACAAAGAAAATGTGTACTGATAGAAAATGCCAGTGAAATGTTGTGGGCTTGCATAGTCTGCAATTCATAGatttttccttgaaatgaaTTACTTGGAAAAGCGGCTAATAATGTTCAGCATTTGTTAGGAGAGTTTAACGCAGCTCTGTGTACCCGCAGAGGATGGGGGACAGAAAACAAGTTAAGTTTATTAGGACATGATGCAGAATGAAAATACTTCTCCCAGAGTTTCATAATAATCTTTCTGTAGTAAAAAAGCTTTAACTTGCACCATCATGATTCACAATAGGGGAAAGGTGTGAGAAATAGTGGTGTAACAAATGGAGGTGTAAGAAATAAGGCCAAGCCTGGAACAGGACTTCTACAAGATCTTGTCTCTAAAAGGCATCTTCAATTTATTTCCCAAGTTCTCACCATTGTAGATAAATGAAGGGAGgtaagaagaatatttttctcagttacGTTTTATACTGATCAAgaacacaaagcaaaaatacagCTAAggcaaaactttattttttttggtcaaaagaaaaatgaaacagtcaTATAATTAAGCAGTATTTTCTAGGGTTCTTTTGCAGGAGGATCTTCACCAAGCCTCATTAAACTGATAGTCTTACGCAGTGCATCTGGTTTTCAAGTaaagcaaaaatacaaataagaTTACAGGTGGGATATTTCTTCTGATCATTGCACGTCAACACCTATGACAGGGGCACAACAGCCACCACTGTTTTTACTCACTCATTTCTTTAACCATACTGATCATACTAAACCTTTTTCCAGTTGCTGCCCCACATACTTTTTCACATTGCACAATTCCAAATATGAGTGAAATTAATATGTTTTTGTCAGCTCCACAATTTTCTCTTAGATGCTGGAACCTAATTCAGAAATTTCTATCGTAATCCAAATAATGCTTAATTATTAATCTACATTTGAAGGTCAGtacaacacacacacattttcacaCAACACTTGCCTTTGGCAAATGCAGCATTACAGTATTAATTTTACTTGCACTTCggtaaaagcagaattttatttgtctgcaaagcaagatAATTTGAACAGTACTGTAAACTACACATACACAGGGCTCCTTCTGTAGTGTCACACTAGCTATACAGATACACAATTTAAGCAGTAAAATATTCCTTAGCTTGCTCTTTGCACAGGACACTTGTTTCATACCGTAATAGTCAGTTATCTGAAAAACAacctgaacaaaacaaaactgagtaATAGTGCTTTAATATCCATCTCTTAAAATTCAAAACAGCCCTACAGTACTGTTGGGCTGTTACCAGTCTCTTTCAAAGACATACAGTATAAACAAAAATTTCTATCCTTAAGCAGCATCTGAGAAAACAACTTAATGCAGCTGCCACTTAGTGGCAGCAATCATTTAGGCATTTTTGGTATTGATACATCTCTTAATCACATAATTTGTGCATTTATCAACAAAAATGTAGGCCCCAATCCAGCAAATACTTGCAAGTGTGcaaatgcttttcttccacGTGGAATATTTCAAGTTAAGACTCATCAGATGAGCAAAGTTAAGAACTTGCATAAATCTTTAAAGAAGGGGAATTCTTAGTGCTGAAAACCTGTTTTATTTCACAGGACTAAGATCCAACTCTAGACTTAGAAAACATAGGAAACATAGGAAAACTCTTACAAAGAACAGATACATTCTCTGATAAATGCTTTCAAAGTTAACAAGAGCCTCTAGAAATGTGTTGCCTTCCCACTGATCACTTTAATCCTACTTGGAGTATGGGTGCAGTCATATTGCCCAAGCTCCTGGCTACTGCATGAGGAATCAATAAAGTGCTTGTCACAAATTCTGTAATGGTGGAATAAAATCAAATTGAAGTACCTTCAGAATGTTGTCAGATTTATAAATGATGAATTAAGGGCTGGTGTCAAATCCCCAGCATGTTTCCCTGAATTGCTAACAACTATTATGCTCTTCATTTGAAGACAAATTAGAATTCTGCTAGGACTGGGTATATTTCACCTCTGTCCCAGCAAagtcctcctctgcctccagggGAAAAGCTTACCTGGGTTTAGTGTCCATGTAAACGTTCAGGCCTGACCAAAAAGTGATGCTCATGCAATTGCACAAGCACCAGCATTCCAAGGGAGAGTTTGCTTTGTTTAATCAAGCATGGAGAACCAGTACTGTTTACAGTATATCCACTCTGAATTGTGTTCGTAATTTGTTCCCAAAGGCACCATAATCCTGAGAGGTCTTGCTTGCCCTTTGACATTTCCTTTGATGTGTTTTGTTCCTCTGGAATAAAATATCTCTGATATTAGCTTTGACATAAATTCTACTGATCTTTGTGGCAACTTCTCATTACATActtctaaatatttaaattactaaaattttctcttcagataaatacatatatgtatatatattaaatttCTTCTGCTAGCTTTCAGATAACTAATCTATGAGAACTGGCTTAGACTGTATGCTCTCTGTAGAGAACTTCTGTATGCTCCTCATACAGAAACAAATAATAGTTTGAAATATTTAGCCATATGTTaggatgatttatttttttaaaggcttcGGTGTTGCTCCTATTTCTCTTCCAGTCAGCTACAGGATAATAGCAACAGCAAACACATTGACAATGCAGTTCATGGTTCGGTTTTCCCATCTCACTGTGCAGGTTCCTGCAAGAGatttttacaaaattaaaatagaattcCATTGTCTTTACTACAGTCACTTTATTGAAGTGTAAATTATGCCAGATTAGTATGCATATTTGAGCTGTAATTTAAGGGAAATAGCAGTATGTCAGCTTGACtataaaaaaacctaaaaaaactaaaaacattttcattaactCATCTATTATTTGCTACCTAATGTGAGCCTTGTATGAGACAGCTAACATGTAAACACCATTCCAGTATCCTTCTTTAAAAGCTGGACTTGGAAAAATCCTTGAAATTCCCTTACTGAAATTGGTATAACAATCAGACAAGAAATCAGAAAAGGGACTGGATCAAATACATCCCAGTGTGTTTACATTTACTTTCTGTTGTTCTTCCTCCTGTGTTGTATCAATGCCTTACAAGTAAAAGAAACATGAAGATTCAACTGTGTTTACTTAACTTTATATTATGATTTTCTCTTAAGCTTGGTGGACTTTTTGAGGCCCTCCCTGTTTTAAACTTAAACCTTGTCACCCTTTCTAAAAGGACCTTTCTGAATCTGTGACAGACAACAAACCATTTTAATGTTGTTTCCCTGTGATATTTTCAACCCCTGAAAAAATCTATGAGAACTAATTTAGAAGCAATACAATGTATCCAAATCCTGGCTGAGTAACACAGCTGAAACACTTAAGTAAGTAAaactatttctatttttcagtatgttcttttctcctccaaagTAGCTGTCCCCTCACAGCAAGCAGGTATGTTTAGGGCTACCCATGTGTATTTACTGTCAGCAACATTTTCTGCCCCTTCAGCTGAGAGGATTGAATGTTTTGACTCTTGTTTCAGAATGAAAGGCTTTTCTATTCCTGCTTCTCATAATTTACAAAGCAACTGCTCTTAATGCTGGCCCTGACTGATAACATTTTCTGGGACTGCAAACAAGCAACTCATCCTCAAAATTATTGCTTGCACAGTCATGCCCAAAAATGTTCAACAAAACTACTACGATGGAGCAAGAAGTAACATTTCTCTTATTAGAAACTGTCTGTTTGGATGGGGAAACTTACCATCAGTTGTGGTATCCCAGAAGCAAGAGCTTGCTGTGTGGAGACCAGCTCCACTCCTCTGCATCACCGCACAGGTAACTGCAAGGTACAGTCATAAAAGCAGGGAATTAAAGCAGAACAGGTGAATCATTCAGCATTTACAAACTTCAGCCTGTACTACCTTTTCAAAGGGCTGGCATGTGGCATTCAGCTAAGACAAAACCTCTTTTGACAAACCCTTTGGCCCCagtattttccttaaaaacttGTAACTCATTTCATGATTGTTTTTACTCACATGAAGACAATGGCTTCAACAAAATACTGGCTAATAGGATtatgatttttatcttttaaattacTTAGATATGGCTTGTGCCCCTCAGAATGGGATTGCAGGTGCTGTCCTCACAGGTACAGAAGTCACATTGATGAGATTTGTTCCCCAAAAATACTTGTTGGCTCCTCTCTGAAACCACACCCCAGTAATGTGCAGCTTTTCTAGACTGGCCTGCAATGGACACACAACCACTGACAACCTGAGTCCAAGGCtttcaaaacagaacagagTGTTAACACTTGCTATTACATCAACACTCCACAAAAGGACCAAAATGGGCTAAACTTTCTTATTTACCTTTTTCCTTCCATAAGTATACGCATAAATATAACAGGACACGACGCTGCATTCAAGACTAAACTCTTCCAGATGTTTCTGTTTAGAGGAGGCTTAATCTGATTGGAAGTTTTATTAAAGATAGCAATTTTTTCCTGAACTGATACTAATAGTTTGATATAATTGTCTTGTGTTGCTTAACAATCAGGAAAGGCCATGTAACATGTAATCTTCTCTGTTAAGTGCTGCCAGCATGCTCAGCCCAGGTAAAACTACCATAGCTCTACCACAGATATTACTAAAAAGCTGTGTAACAGGAGAGTTCAGGTAcctgctttattttgtttgtagCATTCCCCTGAACCTTTCAGTAATTATTTATTTGCACTGCCTGTGCTACAAGTACAGCTGCTTGTACTTACCAATGTATTTATAGGTTTTCCCAAGTTTCACCAGATGGGTCAGTGACTGCTCTACTATAGCTGCAGTCCATTGGTTGACTTTGTTGTGATTATAATCTGCCTTGCCTAAAACACTTTCTATGCACtagaacacagagaaaaaatggtTACAGTAAACACACTTCAAAATATAGAattataaaatgttttgtataatctgagggatttttttctggcagtTAGGTTACTTCAAATCACTCGAGCTCATCAGGTATCAGCTGCTGAATGGGAAGTAAAATTACCCTTCTTGGAAACTAATCTTTAGTACATATTTACCACAATATTACAGGTATAAAAAGGAGGCTCTGACTAAACATTTCTTGGAGGAAAGACCACAGCCAGACACTTTGGATACCAAGTGAATGGATCTATTTACCAGTAAAGATCCTAACACATCCCACTGTTCCTAATGACTTCAGCTCCAGTTTGCCTTTCAGAAGCTGCTGTAATGGGGATGGCACTACCCAAATCCATAATATCAGCTTGGGCTGGCCAACCTTTCAGAGCATTAAAGCAAAATTCAGGGATAGAATGACAACAGTGAAATGCACATCCCTGCTTAAAAGACGGGGAAGATACTCCAGGGTCGTATCTTGCAGCATAAGAAACATCTGAGCTGCCTGAAAATTGGATATTCTCCTACAGCTACAGATTGGATGACACTTGCTTAAAACTTAAAATGATTGAGCAAAAATCCTTCTCTCAAACTGTAACTCTTAAATTGCATTCTCTGCTCCCGAGAAATTCAGAATTATGTGCTGATGGATACTTCTCAAAGCTGAGAAATTTGCTTAAGAAACATACACCTGGAAAAGGTAAGGGAAATAAAGCTGTGTTCTCCTCTGGCTCAGTAAGATGTGTCCTGTGCACTAATCCCCCACTAACAGGCTGTGTAAGAGACCTGTGTCCCAGATTTTGAAAAGCCCAGTTAATTCTGCACAAAGCTGGCCAAAGGAGTCAGTGGAAACAAAGTCACAAAGCACaagagaagacaaaagaagGAGAAGACCCCTCAGGGATTTTGATCCTTCCAGAGATGTACCCAGTGCTGGAGCTCCTTGGCCCTGGTTAAGCTTCCAGTCAAAGGCAGAAACCCTTGGCTTCACTCCCAGTGTCTGGAGACTGTGCCACACCGTATTTGGCTTTACGAGGCAGGGACAGTTACATAAAGGGCTGAAGTGTTGTTTATCTAACATCCAGGAGCTTACTATTGTGTACTGGGGCAGCTTCAAAAAGTGCAGGtgggaaaggagctgcagagcccctcTAGAAACCCCCACATCAAAACACTATTTCCCTGCAAAACCTGAGAGTATCTGTGAGCCACAGGCTTCTCATGAATCACTTTCTAGTAACTAGCTATTTAATTTAGACTATCAGGCTACTCACTGCCATCCTGTTCT is part of the Prinia subflava isolate CZ2003 ecotype Zambia chromosome 3, Cam_Psub_1.2, whole genome shotgun sequence genome and harbors:
- the DYNLT3 gene encoding dynein light chain Tctex-type 3: MEEFHPHNDEMIFNADEAHNIVKECIESVLGKADYNHNKVNQWTAAIVEQSLTHLVKLGKTYKYIVTCAVMQRSGAGLHTASSCFWDTTTDGTCTVRWENRTMNCIVNVFAVAIIL